A single Sander lucioperca isolate FBNREF2018 chromosome 24, SLUC_FBN_1.2, whole genome shotgun sequence DNA region contains:
- the zgc:110699 gene encoding ras-related and estrogen-regulated growth inhibitor isoform X2 — MVPVKLLILGAQNTGKTALCVRFITKRFIGEYDHKKEVTYRCSRVVDQEAVDLEILDIACKESSVASLESSIRWADGFLLLYSITQRLSFLEVPRLKELIDQTKQSLVVPTVLVANKDDLEIGREVTTEEGQRLATDLRCSFRELSVAEVGLGVEAAVFQLISALCLTAAPTC, encoded by the exons ATGGTTCCAGTTAAACTCCTCATTCTGGGAGCTCAGAACACTGGAAAAACAG CACTGTGTGTACGTTTCATAACCAAGCGCTTCATTGGGGAATACGATCATAAAAAGG AGGTGACCTACAGATGCAGTCGGGTGGTGGATCAGGAAGCTGTTGATCTGGAGATTTTGGATATAGCTTGTAAG GAGAGCTCTGTGGCTTCTCTGGAGTCGTCCATCCGCTGGGCCGACGGCTTCCTGCTGCTCTACTCCATCACACAGCGCCTCAGCTTCCTGGAGGTCCCGCGACTCAAGGAGCTCATCGACCAAACCAAACAGAGTCTAG ttgttCCTACAGTGCTGGTAGCCAATAAGGACGACTTGGAAATTGGCAGGGAGGTGACAACAGAGGAAGGACAGAGACTGGCCACGGATTTGAG gtGCAGTTTCAGGGAGCTGTCAGTGGCAGAAGTGGGTTTAGGTGTGGAAGCAGCTGTGTTTCAGCTCATCAG CGCCCTCTGCCTGACCGCCGCTCCTACATGCTGA
- the LOC116044722 gene encoding NADH-ubiquinone oxidoreductase 75 kDa subunit, mitochondrial-like — MLRLPTVGRALAGAAKSSLAPSNTVRTSVRAASNMVEVFVDGKPLEVEPGTTVLQACEKAGIQIPRFCYHERLSVAGNCRMCLVEIERAPKPVAACAMPVMKGWNILTNSEKTRKAREGVMEFLLANHPLDCPICDQGGECDLQDQSMQFGSDRSRFTEGKRAVEDKNIGPLIKTIMTRCIQCTRCVRFASEIAGVEDLGTTGRGNNLQIGTYVEKMFMSELSGNVIDVCPVGALTSKPYAFTARPWETRKTESIDVLDAVGSNIVVSTRGGEVMRVMPRLNEDINEEWISDKTRFAYDGLKRQRLAQPMVKDDSGQLTPTTWEDALTRVAGALQSVQGSEVAVIAGGMADAETLVSLKDLLNRLNSENLCTEELFPMAGAGTDLRSNYLLNSRIAGIEDCDLLLLVGTNPRYEAPLFNARIRKSWLHNELRVAMVGHGVDLSFSYDHLGEETSVLKELANGTHPFCQVLSAAKRPVVVVGSSALQREDGAAIMSAVSTIAQNARTSSGVEEGWKVLNVLHRVASQVAALDLGYKAGVDAIRATPPKVLFLLGADAGCVTRADLPEDSLIIYQGHHGDIGAPMADIILPGAAYTEKNATYVNTEGRSQQTRVAVTAPGMAREDWKIIRAVSELAGVTLPYDSVEGVRSRLAEVSPNLVRYDDVEEANYFKQANELAQAVNQDLLAAPLVPPQLTAKDFYMTDSISRASQTMAKCVKAVTEGAAAVDEPSVC; from the exons ATGTTGCGACTGCCAACTGTCGGTCGGGCTCTAGCCGGAGCTGCCAAGAGCAGCCTGGCTCCCTCCAACActg TACGTACTTCAGTGCGTGCTGCCAGCAACATGGTGGAAGTGTTTGTAGATGGGAAACCACTGGAGGTGGAGCCTGGAACTACTGTGCTGCAG GCCTGTGAGAAGGCAGGAATCCAGATTCCCAGGTTCTGTTACCACGAGCGCCTCTCAGTGGCGGGAAACTGTCGTATGTGTTTGGTGGAGATTGAGAGAGCTCCAAAG CCGGTAGCAGCCTGTGCCATGCCCGTCATGAAGGGCTGGAACATCCTCACCAACTCAGAGAAGACACGCAAAGCCAG AGAGGGAGTTATGGAGTTCCTGTTGGCCAACCACCCACTGGACTGTCCCATTTGTGACCAGGGAGGAGAGTGCGACCTACAG GACCAGTCCATGCAGTTTGGTTCAGACCGCAGTCGTTTCACAGAAGGGAAGAGAGCAGTGGAGGACAAGAACATTGGGCCGCTCATCAAAACCATCATGACCCGCTGCATCCAGTGCACACGCTGCGTCCG TTTTGCCAGTGAGATCGCAGGTGTTGAAGACCTGGGAACAACAGGAAGAGGAAACAACCTGCAGATCGGGACGTACGTGGAGAAGATGTTCATGTCAGAGCTGTCTGGTAACGTTATCGATGTCTGTCCTGTCGGAGCCCTCACCTCAAAACCCTACGCTTTCACCGCACGACCATGGGAGACCAG GAAAACAGAGTCAATTGATGTGCTGGATGCTGTGGGCAGTAACATCGTGGTGAGCACAAGAGGAGGGGAGGTGATGAGGGTGATGCCCAGGCTGAACGAAGACATCAACGAAGAATGGATCTCTGACAAGACCAG GTTTGCATATGATGGTCTGAAGAGGCAGAGGTTGGCCCAACCAATGGTGAAGGATGATTCAGGTCAGCTGACCCCAACCACCTGGGAGGATGCTCTCACTCGTGTTGCTGGAGCA ctgcaGAGCGTGCAGGGCAGCGAGGTAGCAGTCATTGCAGGGGGGATGGCTGACGCTGAAACTCTGGTCTCCCTCAAAGACCTCCTCAACAGACTCAACTCGGAAAACCTCTGCACTGAGGAGCTCTTCCCTATGGCGGGGGCAGG cactgACCTGCGCTCCAACTACCTGTTGAACTCTCGCATCGCTGGCATCGAGGACTGTGACCTGCTGCTGCTCGTAGGAACCAACCCGCGCTACGAAGCCCCACTGTTCAACGCCCGAATCCGCAAGAG TTGGCTCCATAATGAGCTGCGTGTTGCCATGGTGGGTCACGGTGTTGATCTGAGCTTCTCATACGACCATCTGGGAGAGGAGACTTCAGTACTGAAGGAACTGGCCAACGGCACACACCCCTTCTGCCAG GTCCTGTCAGCTGCTAAGCGTCCAGTAGTGGTCGTGGGAAGCAGTGCTCTGCAGAGAGAAGACGGAGCCGCCATCATGAGCGCCGTCTCCACCATCGCTCAGAACGCCAGAACCAGCAGTGGAGTGGAAGAGGGGTGGAAAGTCCTCAACGTCCTGCACAG agtGGCCAGTCAGGTGGCTGCGTTGGACCTGGGCTACAAGGCTGGTGTGGACGCCATCAGGGCAACTCCCCCCAAAGTCCTGTTCCTGCTGGGAGCTGATGCTGGCTGCGTCACCAGAGCCGACCTGCCTGAAGACAGCCTCATCATCTACCAgg GTCACCATGGTGACATAGGAGCACCAATGGCAGACATCATCCTACCTGGTGCTGCATACACAGAGAAAAACGCCACCTATGTCAACACTGAAGGAAGGAGTCAACAGACCCGGGTGGCTGTCACTGCTCCTGGAATGGCCAGAGAGGACTGGAAGATCATCAGGGCTGTATCTGAA ctgGCCGGCGTGACGCTGCCCTACGACTCTGTGGAGGGGGTCCGATCCAGACTAGCCGAGGTCTCTCCTAATCTCGTCCGTTACGACGACGTAGAAGAGGCAAACTATTTCAAACAGGCTAATGAACTCGcccag GCTGTGAACCAGGACCTACTAGCAGCTCCTCTGGTGCCACCTCAATTAACAGCAAAGGACTTCTACATGACAG ATTCTATCAGCAGGGCTTCCCAGACGATGGCCAAATGCGTCAAAGCCGTGACAGAAGGAGCCGCCGCTGTCGACGAGCCGTCAGTTTGCTGA
- the zgc:110699 gene encoding ras-related and estrogen-regulated growth inhibitor isoform X1, which produces MVPVKLLILGAQNTGKTALCVRFITKRFIGEYDHKKEVTYRCSRVVDQEAVDLEILDIACKESSVASLESSIRWADGFLLLYSITQRLSFLEVPRLKELIDQTKQSLVVPTVLVANKDDLEIGREVTTEEGQRLATDLRCSFRELSVAEVGLGVEAAVFQLIRLVLDQQRPLPDRRSYMLTVRHALTRKLTRSKTMQW; this is translated from the exons ATGGTTCCAGTTAAACTCCTCATTCTGGGAGCTCAGAACACTGGAAAAACAG CACTGTGTGTACGTTTCATAACCAAGCGCTTCATTGGGGAATACGATCATAAAAAGG AGGTGACCTACAGATGCAGTCGGGTGGTGGATCAGGAAGCTGTTGATCTGGAGATTTTGGATATAGCTTGTAAG GAGAGCTCTGTGGCTTCTCTGGAGTCGTCCATCCGCTGGGCCGACGGCTTCCTGCTGCTCTACTCCATCACACAGCGCCTCAGCTTCCTGGAGGTCCCGCGACTCAAGGAGCTCATCGACCAAACCAAACAGAGTCTAG ttgttCCTACAGTGCTGGTAGCCAATAAGGACGACTTGGAAATTGGCAGGGAGGTGACAACAGAGGAAGGACAGAGACTGGCCACGGATTTGAG gtGCAGTTTCAGGGAGCTGTCAGTGGCAGAAGTGGGTTTAGGTGTGGAAGCAGCTGTGTTTCAGCTCATCAG GCTGGTGTTGGATCAGCAGCGCCCTCTGCCTGACCGCCGCTCCTACATGCTGACTGTTCGCCACGCTCTGACCAGGAAACTGACCAGATCTAAGACCATGCAGTGGTGA